From a single Helicovermis profundi genomic region:
- the hcp gene encoding hydroxylamine reductase, with protein sequence MSMYCFQCQETIGNKGCTKVGACGKTSDVANLQDLLIFVLRGLSAVNYKAREKELNSKLADKVIFEGLFSTITNANFDKEVFVKKIKEALKLRDEIKESLVKNGLEVSSHDSVSWFSDDVNEFEEKAKTVGVLATENEDIRSLRELIIIGVKGMAAYAEHALNLGYADDDLEKFMEEALVATTKDLSVDELVALTLKTGEYGVKAMALLDTANTTTYGNPEITEVNIGVKSNPGILISGHDLKDMEELLEQTKGTGVDVYTHGEMLPANYYPKFKKYDHFVGNYGNAWWKQKEEFESFNGPILFTTNCIVPPVESHKSRIFTTGSSGFPGCVHIADREEGKQKDFSEIIELAKTLKSPVEIEKGTIVGGFAHNQVFELADKVVDAVKSGAIKKFFVMAGCDGRHKSRNYYTEFAEKLPKDTIILTAGCAKFRYNKLNLGDIGGIPRVLDAGQCNDSYSLAVIALKLKEIFELNDINELPLAYNIAWYEQKAVIVLLALLSLGVKNIHLGPTLPAFLSPNVANVLIENFGIAGIGEVEDDLKLFLGE encoded by the coding sequence ATGTCAATGTATTGTTTTCAGTGCCAAGAAACAATTGGTAACAAGGGATGTACAAAAGTAGGTGCTTGTGGAAAAACAAGTGATGTTGCTAATTTACAGGACTTACTAATATTTGTGCTTAGAGGACTGTCTGCTGTTAATTACAAAGCAAGAGAAAAAGAATTAAATTCTAAATTAGCAGATAAAGTTATTTTTGAAGGATTATTTAGTACTATAACAAATGCTAACTTTGATAAAGAAGTTTTTGTGAAAAAAATAAAGGAAGCTTTAAAATTAAGAGATGAAATAAAAGAATCTTTAGTAAAAAATGGACTTGAAGTTTCTAGTCATGATTCAGTTTCATGGTTCTCAGATGATGTTAATGAATTTGAAGAAAAAGCGAAAACTGTTGGTGTTCTTGCAACAGAAAATGAAGATATAAGATCACTTAGAGAATTAATAATTATTGGAGTAAAAGGAATGGCAGCATATGCAGAACATGCATTAAATCTTGGATATGCAGATGATGATTTAGAAAAATTTATGGAAGAAGCTTTAGTTGCTACAACTAAAGATTTAAGTGTTGATGAACTTGTTGCATTAACTTTAAAAACTGGTGAATATGGTGTTAAAGCAATGGCACTTTTAGATACAGCTAATACAACTACTTATGGTAACCCAGAAATTACGGAAGTAAATATTGGTGTTAAGTCTAATCCTGGTATACTTATTTCAGGCCATGACTTAAAAGATATGGAAGAATTATTAGAGCAAACAAAAGGAACTGGAGTAGATGTTTATACTCATGGCGAAATGCTTCCTGCAAATTATTATCCAAAATTTAAGAAATATGATCATTTTGTAGGTAACTACGGAAATGCATGGTGGAAACAAAAAGAAGAGTTTGAATCATTTAATGGACCAATTCTTTTTACTACAAACTGTATAGTTCCTCCTGTTGAATCTCATAAATCAAGAATATTTACAACTGGTTCTTCAGGATTCCCAGGATGCGTTCATATTGCTGATAGAGAAGAAGGTAAGCAAAAAGATTTTTCTGAAATTATTGAGCTTGCAAAAACGCTAAAATCACCAGTAGAAATAGAAAAAGGAACAATAGTTGGAGGATTTGCTCATAATCAAGTGTTTGAATTAGCTGATAAAGTAGTAGATGCTGTTAAAAGCGGAGCTATTAAGAAATTCTTTGTAATGGCCGGTTGTGATGGAAGACATAAAAGTAGAAATTATTACACAGAATTTGCAGAAAAATTACCAAAAGATACTATTATATTGACTGCAGGTTGTGCAAAATTCAGATATAATAAACTTAATTTAGGAGATATTGGTGGAATTCCTAGAGTTCTTGATGCTGGCCAATGTAATGATTCATATTCATTAGCAGTTATTGCTCTAAAACTTAAAGAAATCTTTGAATTGAATGATATTAATGAATTACCACTTGCTTATAATATAGCATGGTATGAGCAAAAAGCTGTTATCGTATTACTTGCTCTACTTAGCTTAGGTGTTAAAAATATTCACTTAGGACCAACACTTCCAGCTTTCCTTTCACCTAATGTTGCCAATGTACTTATTGAAAACTTTGGTATTGCAGGTATTGGAGAAGTAGAAGATGATTTAAAATTATTTTTAGGTGAGTAG
- a CDS encoding DsrE/DsrF/DrsH-like family protein: protein MAKKVLIVGGVAGGAGTAARLRRMDETAEIIMFERGEYISFANCGLPYYIGETIEERDALLVQTPEAMEARFNIDVRVQNEVLSIDKENKILEVKNLKTDVTYKESYDVLVLSPGSTPLKPPIPGINASNIFTLWNIPDTDIIKEYVDRKKPKKAVVIGGGFIGIEMAENLHDRGIEVSVVEMVNQVMAPIDFEMAEIVHNHLRQKGINLILGDGVKQFTNEKGLTAVELQSGLKLDTDMVMLSIGVRPQSNLAKEAGLELNQRGGIVVDEYLKTSDENIFALGDVIEVIDFVNGGKAMIPLAGPANKQGRIVANNISGEMEKYKGTQGTSIAKVFDLTVANTGVNEKNLIRMGKKIREDYDVVILHLKSHAGYYPGAIPLTLKLVFAMDGKVLGAQIVGYDGVDKRIDVIATAIRFNATVDDLKELELAYAPPYSSAKDPVNMAGFTANNMLTKKFKSINYNELEDIDFDKDIILDVREDIERELGFIKGSINISVDELRNRYKELDKSKRIITYCAIGLRGYIAARILENLGFENVWNLSGGYSTYASVYCHDEDSEYCENVSCEEGYCPDTDFSETGDVENKKTVRTGEVVKLNACGLSCPGPIMKVYKAIEAMNDGDVLDVKASDPGFANDIATWTRRTGNTLLSSGKEDKNYIASIMKGIEGRVEKEPVKTQIVNPNDGKTMVVFSGDLDKALASLIIANGAASMGREVTMFFTFWGLNILRKNNKVSVKKDLVSSMFGAMMPRGTKKLKLSKMSMLGMGGKMIRKVMKNKNIDSLEELLQSALDNGVKMIACNMSMDIMGITEEELIDGIDLGGVATYLGAAEESNVNLFI, encoded by the coding sequence ATGGCTAAAAAAGTACTTATAGTCGGTGGAGTTGCAGGCGGAGCTGGAACTGCAGCAAGACTTAGAAGAATGGATGAAACAGCTGAAATTATTATGTTTGAAAGAGGAGAATATATTTCTTTTGCTAACTGTGGACTGCCATATTATATTGGCGAAACAATTGAAGAGAGAGATGCTCTCTTGGTTCAAACTCCAGAAGCAATGGAAGCTAGATTTAATATTGATGTAAGAGTCCAAAATGAAGTTTTATCTATTGATAAAGAAAATAAGATATTAGAAGTAAAAAATTTAAAAACAGATGTAACATATAAAGAAAGTTATGATGTATTGGTTCTTTCACCTGGTTCAACACCACTTAAGCCACCAATTCCTGGAATAAATGCAAGCAATATATTTACACTTTGGAATATTCCAGATACAGATATAATAAAAGAATATGTTGACAGAAAAAAGCCTAAAAAAGCTGTAGTAATTGGCGGTGGATTTATTGGAATTGAAATGGCTGAAAATTTACATGATAGAGGCATTGAAGTTTCAGTAGTTGAGATGGTAAACCAAGTTATGGCTCCTATTGATTTTGAAATGGCTGAAATTGTTCATAATCATTTAAGACAAAAAGGAATTAATTTGATTCTTGGAGATGGGGTAAAACAATTTACAAATGAAAAAGGCTTAACTGCAGTAGAACTTCAAAGTGGACTTAAACTTGATACAGATATGGTTATGCTTTCTATTGGAGTAAGACCACAAAGTAATCTTGCAAAAGAAGCTGGACTTGAATTAAATCAAAGAGGCGGAATTGTTGTTGATGAATATTTAAAAACATCTGATGAAAATATTTTTGCACTTGGAGACGTAATAGAAGTAATTGATTTTGTAAATGGCGGAAAAGCTATGATTCCTCTTGCTGGACCTGCAAATAAACAAGGAAGAATTGTTGCTAACAATATTTCAGGAGAAATGGAAAAATATAAAGGAACTCAGGGAACTTCTATAGCAAAAGTATTTGATTTAACAGTTGCAAATACAGGTGTAAATGAAAAAAACTTAATTAGAATGGGCAAAAAAATTAGAGAAGATTATGACGTTGTAATACTTCATTTAAAATCTCATGCAGGCTACTATCCAGGTGCTATACCACTTACATTAAAACTTGTGTTTGCAATGGATGGAAAAGTTCTTGGTGCACAAATAGTTGGATATGATGGAGTAGATAAGAGAATTGACGTTATAGCTACAGCAATAAGATTTAATGCTACTGTTGATGATTTGAAAGAGCTTGAATTAGCATATGCTCCTCCATATTCTTCTGCAAAAGATCCAGTTAATATGGCTGGCTTTACTGCAAATAATATGTTAACTAAGAAATTTAAGTCTATTAATTATAATGAATTAGAAGATATAGATTTTGATAAAGATATTATTCTTGACGTTAGAGAAGATATTGAAAGAGAACTTGGTTTTATTAAAGGTTCAATTAATATTTCGGTAGATGAATTAAGAAATAGATATAAAGAATTAGACAAGAGCAAAAGAATAATAACATATTGTGCAATTGGACTTAGGGGATATATTGCAGCAAGGATTCTTGAAAATTTAGGTTTTGAGAACGTTTGGAATTTAAGCGGTGGATATTCTACTTATGCAAGCGTATATTGTCATGATGAAGATAGTGAGTATTGTGAAAACGTCTCATGTGAAGAGGGATATTGTCCAGATACAGATTTTTCAGAAACTGGAGATGTTGAAAATAAAAAAACTGTAAGGACAGGTGAAGTAGTTAAACTTAATGCTTGTGGACTATCATGCCCTGGACCTATAATGAAAGTATATAAAGCAATAGAAGCTATGAATGATGGTGATGTATTAGACGTAAAAGCAAGTGACCCTGGATTTGCAAATGATATTGCCACATGGACTAGAAGGACAGGAAATACTCTACTAAGTTCAGGCAAAGAGGACAAGAACTATATTGCTTCTATTATGAAAGGAATTGAAGGAAGGGTAGAAAAAGAACCAGTAAAAACACAAATAGTGAATCCAAATGATGGAAAAACTATGGTAGTCTTTAGTGGAGATTTAGATAAAGCATTAGCTTCACTTATAATTGCAAATGGTGCAGCTTCAATGGGTAGGGAAGTAACAATGTTCTTTACATTCTGGGGGCTTAATATCCTTAGAAAAAATAATAAAGTATCAGTAAAAAAAGATCTTGTATCGTCAATGTTTGGAGCAATGATGCCAAGAGGAACAAAAAAATTAAAACTTTCTAAGATGAGTATGCTTGGTATGGGCGGAAAAATGATTAGAAAAGTTATGAAAAATAAAAATATAGATTCTTTAGAAGAATTATTACAAAGTGCACTTGATAATGGTGTAAAAATGATTGCTTGTAATATGTCAATGGATATAATGGGAATAACAGAAGAAGAACTAATAGATGGAATAGACTTAGGTGGAGTAGCAACATACCTAGGAGC